Proteins co-encoded in one Chrysiogenia bacterium genomic window:
- a CDS encoding acyl-CoA desaturase — protein MDGKVTFVAPDGDQFRKVLFQRVDAYFEENNLSKHANAFMILKTIVFFTTFYGSWALIMFAQPPVAIMWLLWAVTGFSVAMIGFNVAHDASHGGFTGNKRLNRLLAHSFSLVGVHAYNWNITHNIIHHTYTNIPYADGDLHPAPFLRFFDIQENKKWYHRYQHIYAPFLYSLVSLVWVFAKDYQHISRPVHVRYKKPKVPVAEYFILAGVKLLHYGMFLVFPIVWLPNPWWHIVVGFLIMHLVAGFILAIVFAVAHTVEDVEVIEADADGKVHDSWAGVQLRTSANFSMGSRFFDWTVGGLNYQIEHHLFPKICHVHYKRIAPIVEETAKEFGYPYHVFGTFSEGVKAHFRYLRHYGAVEMANEPITA, from the coding sequence ATGGACGGAAAAGTAACATTTGTAGCACCCGACGGGGACCAGTTCAGAAAGGTCCTCTTCCAGCGCGTTGATGCGTATTTCGAGGAGAACAATCTCTCCAAGCACGCCAACGCCTTCATGATCCTCAAGACGATTGTCTTTTTCACCACGTTCTACGGATCGTGGGCGCTTATCATGTTTGCCCAGCCGCCCGTGGCGATCATGTGGCTTCTGTGGGCGGTGACCGGATTCTCGGTCGCCATGATCGGTTTCAACGTCGCCCACGATGCCAGCCACGGCGGTTTCACCGGCAACAAGCGCCTGAACCGGCTGCTGGCCCACAGTTTCTCCCTGGTCGGTGTCCACGCCTACAACTGGAACATCACCCACAACATCATCCACCACACCTACACGAACATCCCCTACGCCGATGGCGATCTGCATCCGGCGCCCTTTCTTCGCTTCTTCGACATTCAGGAGAACAAGAAGTGGTACCACCGCTACCAGCACATCTATGCGCCGTTCCTCTACTCGCTGGTCTCGCTGGTGTGGGTTTTCGCAAAAGACTACCAGCACATCTCGCGCCCGGTTCACGTGCGCTACAAGAAGCCCAAGGTGCCCGTTGCCGAGTATTTCATCCTCGCCGGCGTGAAGCTGCTGCACTACGGAATGTTTCTCGTATTCCCGATCGTGTGGCTGCCCAACCCGTGGTGGCACATCGTCGTGGGCTTTCTCATCATGCACCTGGTGGCCGGTTTCATACTGGCCATCGTCTTCGCGGTGGCACACACGGTCGAGGACGTCGAAGTGATCGAGGCCGATGCCGACGGCAAGGTCCATGATTCCTGGGCGGGCGTGCAGCTTCGCACCTCGGCCAACTTTTCCATGGGAAGCCGCTTCTTCGACTGGACCGTGGGCGGGCTCAACTACCAGATCGAGCACCACCTGTTCCCGAAGATCTGTCACGTCCACTACAAGAGAATCGCCCCGATCGTGGAAGAGACGGCCAAGGAATTTGGCTATCCCTACCACGTTTTCGGCACCTTCAGCGAAGGCGTCAAGGCGCACTTCCGCTACCTGCGCCACTATGGGGCAGTGGAAATGGCCAACGAGCCGATCACTGCCTAG
- a CDS encoding acyl-CoA dehydrogenase family protein, whose product MDLELSEEQRQTVETIRRFLEKEIKPHVERWDHQNEYPTEARDAFKEMGLYGAIIPTEYGGLGWDTVTYALVITELAACWMTLSSMINTQMIMAHSVLDAGTEEQKKKWLPKMATGEMRGGLALSEAHGGSDVAGMLTTAKKDGDVYRINGSKMWITNSDGNSFFLLAKTDTTCSPPHGGISGFIMETGAEGFKVSRDIPKLGLKGIPTSELSFEDFPVPAENLLGGKEGQGFVQVMRGLELGRINVAARSVGVLRAEFEASIKYAQERETFGKPIWQHQLVGAKLADMAADLEASRLLVLSAAIKKEKGERCDLEASMAKLFASRACAQHALEAMHIHGGYGYTKEFPVERFYRDAPLMTIGEGSNDILKTVIAKNLIKRFAI is encoded by the coding sequence ATGGATCTGGAACTGAGCGAAGAACAACGCCAAACGGTGGAGACCATCCGCCGCTTTCTTGAAAAAGAGATCAAACCCCACGTCGAGCGCTGGGATCACCAGAACGAGTATCCCACCGAGGCGCGCGACGCCTTCAAGGAGATGGGCCTCTACGGCGCCATCATCCCCACCGAGTACGGGGGCCTTGGCTGGGACACGGTGACCTATGCGCTGGTGATTACCGAACTGGCCGCGTGCTGGATGACGCTCTCGAGCATGATCAACACGCAGATGATCATGGCGCACTCGGTGCTCGATGCGGGCACCGAAGAGCAGAAAAAAAAGTGGCTGCCCAAAATGGCCACCGGCGAAATGCGCGGCGGCCTGGCGCTCTCGGAGGCCCACGGCGGCTCCGACGTGGCGGGGATGCTGACCACTGCGAAGAAGGACGGCGACGTTTATCGGATCAATGGCTCGAAGATGTGGATTACCAACTCCGATGGAAATTCCTTCTTCCTGCTGGCCAAGACCGACACCACCTGCAGTCCGCCGCACGGCGGAATCTCGGGCTTCATCATGGAGACCGGCGCCGAGGGCTTCAAAGTCTCGCGCGACATCCCCAAGCTCGGGCTCAAGGGCATTCCCACCTCGGAGCTCTCGTTCGAGGACTTCCCCGTACCGGCCGAGAATCTGCTGGGCGGAAAGGAAGGGCAGGGCTTCGTGCAGGTGATGCGCGGACTGGAACTCGGCCGCATCAACGTGGCGGCGCGCTCGGTGGGCGTGCTGCGCGCCGAGTTCGAAGCCTCCATCAAATACGCGCAGGAGCGCGAGACTTTCGGCAAACCCATCTGGCAGCATCAGCTCGTGGGAGCCAAGCTCGCCGACATGGCCGCCGATCTAGAAGCCTCGCGCCTGCTGGTGCTGAGTGCTGCCATCAAGAAGGAGAAGGGCGAGCGCTGCGACCTCGAGGCCAGCATGGCCAAGCTCTTTGCCTCGCGGGCCTGCGCCCAGCACGCGCTGGAGGCCATGCACATCCACGGCGGCTACGGTTACACCAAGGAATTCCCGGTCGAGCGCTTCTACCGGGACGCCCCGCTCATGACCATCGGCGAGGGCTCCAATGACATCCTCAAAACGGTGATTGCGAAGAATCTGATCAAACGATTCGCCATCTGA